The sequence GCagtgataaatatatatgataattcTTGTGCTGGAATCGAGTTTGTTTCATACTGACAGGAACCATTACTAAAAGCATCAAAAATAGCGGAGAAACTTGCACTTGCTTTGTACTATATTAGTCTTACAATAACAATCTTTAATTGATTTGTGGTGCTTGTCTTGAAGCAATCTGAAGGTAAAGCTGGTGGATAGATTCTCTAAAATACAGGGGACAAATTATGTTCTGTACCTCCTTTAATGTATAATTATCTATGACAACAAAGACTCTTTAGATCGACATTGGGTAGTAGTTATTACTTAGGAAGGTTACCATGAAATGTGAAAATTATAAACTAAGTGTTGCAAaaagatattcttttttaaatggacaaaaaaaaagtaaaacaaagtaATTCGAACGAATAAAGTACCAAAATAAAAGCTTATCCCATTCCATGATGAACATACTGAAAGATAAAATTAAGATCAAAACTTAATCATCAATATGACATACTTAACTCTATAAATACCAAATGAAGTTATTGAACTTTAAATAAAGCAAGAAAAAGCTATTCACCGGAACCAGATGACCCTTCGCCGGAATCGGACGGAGTGCTTTCCCTATCTCTTAAAGGAGCTAGTGCACTTCCAATAGTTTGATATGGGAATTCAATACCACACTCCACAAGTTGGATTGCTAGTTTTTCAACGTTTTTATCCGCAGCCTCCAAGGACTCACACAAGATCATAAGGTCAAAAAAGCTAAGTTTTTCATTTGGAGGTTCTATCCTCAATGCTTGAAGTGCTTGCCCatgttttctttctcttttgagTGATATCTCCAACCTGTTAAGCTTTTCATTGATCTCATCAATATTGGCATTTTGATGAGCTACAATGATGGGGTTAGGATCATCAGTGTCGGGTGGATGATTATCCCCGACAAATTTATCCACAATTGACTCGACGGAAGGATGTCCAAATGCGTATACTTTGTTGCTGGGAGAAAAAGCTACAATAGCAACATTAGCACCACACAAAGTAGAGAGCTCACTTGCCTTTTTAAACAGGCCAGCACGTCTTTTTGAGAATGTTACTTGTAAGTTGGTTTGATTTTGCATCTTcgcaatttcaatttttttacggCCATTAGGTTTTCTCATGGTTAAGCTTTTGATTTGAGAATGTAAAAAGATGTAATGTTGATTCTTTGTTTTAAAGATGTATTTATAGAGATAGAACCattatattatttgatgaaaaataaactcaataacaaaatagtaaaaatatttatgatgatattcTTTATTTGGTAGGATTTGACccaaatcataatattaattgaattcttttttttgttcattgtATCTTTGTCAAAATCCGTAACTAAAGTATATATTTTAGCAAAATTAATATGTAAAGTGATGATAGTTTCTGGgataattttttggattgtatttgtatattttctaaatttgctcttattgaatatgtatatttccTAATGTAGACATGCTAAATAAAAAACTTTCCACTATTAGCTTtaacaatatgaaaatatttattttcttactcatattaatgtataaaaaagtttaaacatGCCTCCAATCCTAGCTCGAGTGGCAAAAGGTGAAGAATTTGTGGCTTAGGTCGCAGGTTCGAGTCCCACACCATGCAAAGCAAAGCCCGATTTTTAAGCAGAGAAGAGTATAGGGGAGAACCCATTATCCACCGATCTTAGAAGGCTGTGATTGGTTCAAAGGGCGTGGGGTCACATGCTGATTTCTCGATTATTAAAGAAGGGAAAAAGATCCGTTATAAAGCCAAATTGATACAGTACTATTTGATGTTTGCACAAGAATAAATCTGCCTCCGTGGATATGTCCTTGTGCTTATATTGGACGGAATGTTATGTTATGCAGAGACCTGAATCTTTATGTAttttagggcccgtttggatgagcttaataaaagcagctttaaaaaagtacttttgaaagtgctgaaacttatttgagatggaagaaagagatgttagggttatgtgagtaatttggagattgtataaaaatattaagggcaaaaagataaaaatgtggtcaacttaaaacagcttataagctaaaaaaaaaaaagcacctctaccccagcttttaacttttggcttaaaataagttttttttaacttaaaataagttattttgagtattgccaaacagttaaataagtcaaaaaccagcttttaagtcagtttgaccagcttttaagctgagccaaacaggctcttaatcCCAAGGGGGTTACTCCTTCATTTTGATGTTATAAAGTTGTTACGATTTCAAATCTGAAGAAAGATCATCATGATAGGATAGTTTGTTGACTCCGTATATATCAGTTGAGTTTCTGACATTAGATGAGTAGATGATCTAAGATTAGAAGCATTGTCTTTTCTATTGAACTACCAATATTTCTAACATTCTATGTTTCAGCTTATCACTGTCTAATTCTCTTCTTTCTGTTGCTGGCTGGAAAATGTTACAGACCACTGCTGTTACTAGAACAGGGCTGATCAAATAAAAGTGGTACAATTGTACGAGTTAAAACCTACAATTGGCTACCTTGAATCTTGTATAGTACTAGATGCCGAGGGATAGATTTTAGTTGCAATAAATGATGGAATGATAACTTCGAATAATGTATTATATCTTGATACAAGAAAACAAAGAGCCATTGCTTGTGCATGACAGATAACTGATTCTATCTTTACTATGACGTCCTTCACAACTCTTTCTATTGATCTTTGTTTCATTTACTAGATGATGTTAGCCGTGCGCGCACTGGCCCAATATTTGATGAAGTATCAGTATCAAGTAGTATTTGAATGTAGTCTTATGAGTTATGATTACTTATGTGGTGATTTAGTAATTTGGTGATTTAGTAATCCAGAGAGTACTTTTTCCACAGTAGAAAAACACCTAAAGGTAGATATCCTTCACCTTAATTCTTAGTTGATGATAACCAAACTTCAACTCAATCTTAGAAAACACCATAACaccctgaagttgatcaaacaagtcaccACATAAAAGGACACGCTAGGAATTCAATGACCATCTCATCACTAATCAATCAAAACTCTATATTCTCTCCTTCAACTCTCatccaatttctcaaaaagaTTTATACAAGGTATATGACACTTATTCTTCTCTGTCACCCTGTTGAGCTGATTGTAATTGATTCACATACGCATAGACCTATCCTTTTTCTTATAAACAATATGGGATCATACTAAGGTGAGACAATCGTTCTAATAAATCCCTTACTCAAAGAATGCGTGCTCGAGTCAAGTTTAATAGGTAAATCAATATCACGTTCAGGGTGAAGGCCAAGTAAGTTAGTAGGAAATACATCTACAAACTCTAGCACAAGGGCTCAAAATGCATATCTAATCGAGGAGAATAATAAACATATGCGTACGAATAACTAGATCCTGAATAAAATAAAGCAAAGGTCgatcaataaaaaaaagagatcgTACTTGCAATCACTTAATCTAAAGCCTTACACTCTGACCTAGCAGGAACCACGTAAAAATCCCCACATCCTCCCACAAACTATAGTCAAACTCTTCCATCTACTCTACCTACCTGAGTACTTTCTCAATCACTTGGGGGACCACCCCTCGGCCTTAAGCACCGCCTCTACTCGTAGGTGCTACAACCTTACACTTGGGGCAATTTCTAACGTAGTGTCCAACCTCGCCACGATTCAAACGACCTCGATGACCTCAAGTGCAACACCTTGGATGtgtataactaaaaaaaatttagaatgtGCAGAAAAACAGTTGAAGCTTATAGCTTTTTGGTATTTACGAACTCTTATTGCAACTCGTGGAAGCCATCCGTGGTTGAGGCTTTAGAAATCAGGCTAGGTATCCCAGGAAATATAAGCAAGT comes from Solanum pennellii chromosome 1, SPENNV200 and encodes:
- the LOC107024586 gene encoding agamous-like MADS-box protein AGL62, with the translated sequence MRKPNGRKKIEIAKMQNQTNLQVTFSKRRAGLFKKASELSTLCGANVAIVAFSPSNKVYAFGHPSVESIVDKFVGDNHPPDTDDPNPIIVAHQNANIDEINEKLNRLEISLKRERKHGQALQALRIEPPNEKLSFFDLMILCESLEAADKNVEKLAIQLVECGIEFPYQTIGSALAPLRDRESTPSDSGEGSSGSGE